One Colius striatus isolate bColStr4 chromosome 8, bColStr4.1.hap1, whole genome shotgun sequence genomic region harbors:
- the BORCS7 gene encoding BLOC-1-related complex subunit 7 produces the protein MAAAGAADAQARFGHSVKGLLTEKVTSCGTDVIALTKQVLKGSRSAELLGQAARNMVMQEDAILHSEDSLRKMAIITTHLQYQQEAIQKNVEQSSNLQDQLSHLLK, from the exons atggcggcggcgggcgcaGCGGACGCCCAGGCGCGCTTCGGGCACTCGGTGAAGGGGCTGCTGACCGAGAAGGTGACGAGCTGCGGCACCGACGTGATCGCCCTCACCAAGCAGGTGCTGAAGGGCTCCCGCAGCGCCGAG CTCCTGGGTCAAGCCGCTCGAAACATGGTGATGCAAGAAGATGCCATCCTTCACTCGGAAGAT AGTTTAAGGAAAATGGCCATAATAACCACTCATCTACAGTACCA GCAAGAAGCAATTCAAAAGAA CGTTGAGCAGTCATCAAACCTACAGGACCAGCTGAGCCACTTGCTGAAATGA